In Isosphaera pallida ATCC 43644, the sequence GCGGCGAGGTCGGGGTTGAGTCCCCAGAGTTCACCGAGGTTTTCGCAGATTATCCGCTTTTGATGAGGCGAGAAGCTGCCAAAGGCGCGACGCAAAAACACCAGGGCGCGCTTGAACTGGTCGGGGTCGAGGGTGTTTACATAGTCGGCCAGTTCGGCCCAGAGGGCCTGACGCGCCAGCAGCGCCGCGCGGTTGCGTTGAGCCAAGCCCTCGAACCAGCCGGCCCCCAGATCGGCGGGCACGCCGGGCGAGAGACGCCGAGACACCTCGCGGGCCAGTTGGTCGTTGGGAATCAATCCCCGTTCCAACAGCACCGCGTAGGCGTAGCCTGAAAGGGTGGGGTTGCGATCGTCGGCGTCCGAAAGCGCTTGCAGTTGGCTTAACCACAATTCGACCTCGACCCGGTCGTGATGATCCAGCGCCACTCGGTTGAGCGCGTCGATCGCGGGCATCAGGGTTTGGGCGGCCTGCTGGTCGCAATTGGCCGAGGAAGGCAAGGCCAATGCGCCCTGCACGAACAGGGCTTCCATGAGGGGGAGCAGCGAAGTCGCGTCGAACTTGCGCACGTCGCCGTAGCGAATCACCTGACTCAGCTCTGCCGCGGCGCGCGCGATTGAACCGAAGTCGGAACTGACTGCCGCGAGTTCCTGAAGCCGCGACCGAGCGTGATCCAGCGAGCCGTGAAGTCCGCACAGGCAGGCGTCGTTGACCAGGTCGGCCGCCTGGGCGATCTCCTGACATTCCTCGAGCTGAGACTTGATCTTGGAAGCGGTCGCCAATTCGACCGTTTCGCCCATCAGGACCGCTTCGACCAATGAAATCTCGCTTTCAGGACTCCACTGGACTTTCCAGACCTCCTTCCACGTGGCGTCCCGCTGGGTTGAGCGGACTGGCTCGGCGAAGCCGACCCCCAGCACCCGCAGGCGATGCAGAAAGGTGGAGCGGTTCAGGTCGAGATAGGCCGCCTCGGCCGATTTGACCTGGCGGTTCTCTCGCAAGTCGAGTTCCAACACCTGGGCGACGGTGGTTTTGTATTTGTCCAGCCTCAAACGAGTGAGCATACGTTCGAAGTCCTCCTGGATCGAGGTTCGGCCCACCCCTTTGGGAAGATGACCGATCGCCGTACCGACATCGACGTTCATGAGCGCTTCGGCCACCGACGAGGCTTCGCCGTGACCCATTATGGTCACGGCGGCGTCGCGCAGGTCGGCCAAAATCGGCGCGGAGCCGCCCTTGAGCGCGGCGAGGGTACGGGCCAGGCGGACCCCTTCGATCACTTCGGCGGTGGAGCGGTGGGTGCCACTTTGGCGAAGGCGGCGGACCACTTCGGTCAGATAACGAGCCGGCAGATGATCGAGGCCGCCGGAGTTGAGCAGATCCCACATCATCTCGAAGTAGGCGGGGGCTCGATTTCCCGCGCCGTAGCCCGATTGCGAAGAAAGACGGAAATAAGAATAAGGCATCAAGGTCAATTTGCTAGAGCGGCGGGGCAGCGACTTGAGTTCGTCGTCGGTCATCGCCGGATGATCGCCAGTGAGAACCGGCGCATGGAAAGCTCCCACCACCGCCACGATCTTGTCGGGCGGAACTTGGTCGGCCAGGGTTTCCTCGATGCGACGCCTCATATAGGCTTCGCGCACCAGGTTTTCAGCCCGCCAGGGGGTTGGGTCCGGTTCGTCACGCAACGCCTTGCCCAGTTCAAGGGCGGCGAGGCGATAGGCTTCGTCATTGAGATTTTGTTCAAAGTGGCGTTCCCAATAGTCGTCATAAGAGGATTCGCCCATCGCTTGGGCCACGCGGTCGTAGATTGAGCGGCGGGGTTCGGGACGCCAAGCGACGGGGTCATGGGTTCCCTCGTCGTCGGGATCGCTTTGGGGTTGCCTTCCGCCGAGAGGTTGAGGGGAACCGTTGGCAGGGTTGTCCGCCCGAATTCGGCTTAGTTGCCGCTGAATGTCGGCTTCCTGGAGTCCAAGAACAATGTCGGAGGGGAGGTCGATGAATTCGACGCGGGCGTTGTTTTCAACAGCCCAACGCATCGCTTGATATTCGGGGCTGTAGGAAGCGAACGGGGTGACGATGGTGCGGACCGGGACGGCGTCGGTGTAGGCGAGGATCGCCACGGGGGGTCGGGTGACCGAATGGGTCAGGTCGGGGATGAGGTCGTTGGCGTCGGCGATTCCTTCGATCAGCACGACGTAAGGCCGGAGTTGATCGAGAAAACGGACCACATGCCACGCGCCACCGGGCGAAAGGTGGCGCACCCCGAACACCGGGATGGTCCAACTCACGAGTGTTGCTCCACGCAGGCGTTGTAAAGGGCGCGCCAGTCCGACCCCCGCTTCTTGAGGACGTTGTTGAGGTATTCGGACCAGACCACCTGATCCTTCTCCTCATCCTTGACAATTGCTCCCTGCAAGCCGGCGGCCAGATCGTGGGCGGTGACCTCGCCGTTGCCGAAGTTGGCCGCTAGGGCCATGCCGTTGGCCAACACCGAGATCGCCTCGGCGGTCGAGAGGACGCCGGAGGGGGTCTTGAGTTTATTCTTGCCATCCAGGGTTTGGCCGGAGCGCAGTTCGCGGAAGATGGTCACCACTTGGGTGACGGCCTCCTCGGAGGGGGGAGCGGCCTTGAGCTCCAAGTTGGTGCCGAGTTCCTGAACCCGTTTGCGGACGATCGCCACTTCAGTTTCCAGAGTCGCGGGGGTGGGCAGCACGATCGTGTTGAAGCGTCGTTTGAGCGCTGCTGACATGTCGTTGACCCCGCGATCGCGGGTGTTGGCGGTGGCGATGACCGAGAATCCCTTGACGGCGGGCACCTCGGTGAGCAGTTCAGGGATCGACAATCGCTTTTCGGACAGGAGCGAAATCAGAGCGTCCTGGACCTCAGCGGCGCAGCGAGTGATCTCTTCGAAACGAGCGAGGGTGCCAGTTTCCATCGCGCGGAAGATCGGGCTTTTGATGAGCGCGTCATGACTGGGGCCCCGCGCGATGAGCATCGCGTAGTTCCAGGTGTAGCGGATTTGTTCCTCAGTGGTGCCGGCAGTGCCCTGGACGACCAAGGTACTATCTCCGGTGATGGCTGCGGCGAGGTGTTCGGAGAGCCACGACTTGGCGGTACCCGGCTCACCGACCAGCAGGAGGGCGCGGTCGGTGGCGAGGGTGGCGATGGCGATTTCGACGAGGCGGCGATGGCCGAGATATTTGGGGGAAATCGTCAACGATCCGGCCTTGCCGCCACAAATGTAGGTGGCGACTGCGCGGGCCGACATCCGCCAACCCGGAGGACGGTCATACGTGTCATGCTTGATGAGCGCGTCAAGTTCCTCGGCGTAGAGTAATTCAGCCGGGGCGCGGAGGATCCCACCGTTGGGGTTGATGGTCGTGGTGGCGGCATTGGCCGAGGAGTTGGCGGCAGGCGATTCGTCGTGGGTGATGTGGTCGTCGGTCTTCTTTTTGGCCATGAGGGGGGACTCGTTGCCGTTCAAGTGAAGTGGGGGAGGGGTTCCAGGAGCAATTCCGGCAGTCGGAGGACTTTGATTAGGGACGGTGCCGGCGTGGCTCGCCAACTGACACGCGGAGGGTACGACCCATCCTCGTTGGAGTTTGAGTTCAAACGTCGTCCGGTGGCTTAGGTTTGGGCGGGCGTGTCGAGCTCGGGATCCCACGGGCGGGCGCGAAGCTCCTTGATCGCCTCGACCCACTGCTGTTGCGTATAACCCTTCAACTTGGGGACCATCTCCTCCAAACGCGACAGCGACGCCTTAGGCAGCTGGGCGACCAAAGATGGCAACCACCAAATATGATAATATTGATATTTGCCTGTAACCATTTTCTCGCTGGTGGCGAGGATCGCGTCGGTGGCCAACGGGTGTCGAAACGTCACGAGCGCGTGAACGATCAGATACAGAGCATTGGGGTCTTTGGCGGTCGAGATTGTTTCTTGAAACGTGGTTGCCAAGAAGGCGTCGAGTCCTGGGTGGCCGATCTTGCCGACCCGAACGACGGCCCCGAGGTGTTGGTGGGTCAAGGCGAGGTCAAGCCAACGCGGGTCGAATTGGTCATCCAAACTCTCTTCATCATGGCGGTCCCACCACGAACCGGAGCGATGGCCGCCCAACGTTTCAAGAATGACCAACGCCTTGGCGGAGTTGGATTTGGCGTTGACCTTGGCCTTGCGGGCGGGGTGCTTGGTTTCCTCAGGCGTGGTGGCGGTCAGGTAGGGGGAGAACAGGTCGAAGAGCCTCGCAGGAGACAGGCTTGTGATGCCTGCCTTGAAACATCTGGCGAGCTTGTCGGCCTCGAATTCGGCGTGGGCCTGGGCGAGTGCGGTTTGGGTCGCGGTTGAGAAGGTGGCCATCGCCTGGATGATGGCGTCACACAAGTCGTTGCCCGAGTAAGGCGTGCCCTTGAGTTTGATCCACTGATCCCGTTTCGGGAACAGATTTAACAAAAACTGCTCGGCGGCGGTTGAGCCAGTGTCGTTGAGTGCTTGAAGCCCATGGGTGATTCGTTCGACGCGCGCGCTGATCTCCTTCTTGTCGTCGAGTTGGGCCAGGCCGTCGAGATCGGTTTGGATTTGACGGATCAGGAAAACGACGAGGTCCTCGCGTTTGGATTCTTGAATGATGTCGGCGACGGTTTGGTAGTCCTTGCTCTGAAGCGCGGTTTGGATCAGGCTGGGCACTACGGGGTCGGTATGCTTGACCAGACCGGCGAAGGCGGCGGCGCGGACCTCTTGATTGCGGGCGCGGGCTTGCTCGACCAAGCGGGCGAGATCATCGGGACCGTCGCCCAGGCAGGCGAGGGCGGCGAGTTTGACCTCCTTGCTTCCGTGTTCAAGTGCGTCCAACACGAGGGGGCGGGCGGTCTCGGGGTCGAGTCGATGGATCAGTCTCAAGCGACGAGCGTTGACCGTTTTCCCCTGGGGATCGTAATCGGCCCTGAGGAGGGGCACGATCGCCTTGCCGTAGAGGGGCAGAACTTTTTTCTCCATGATCTCGGCGATTTCGGCGTAGGGATCGTCGAGCGCCTTGAGGGCGGGGGTGACCAACCGCGGGTCGCGGAACAGACCACGCTCGTGGGCTTCCTGAATTTGGGCGACCCGACCCGAGCCAGTGCCGGTGAGGGCGTCAAGTAGCGGCTTGAGGGTCCGAGCGCTGGCCTGAATACCGATGGATCCATGTTGTTCCAGGTGAATCGACTCGATCGGTTCAAGTTGGCCCTCGACCCCAGTGGTCCCCTGGGTGAACAAAATGGCGGTCACCAGCGCGGCGAGGTCCAGCAGCGCCTCGGCGGTTTGGCTCTCTTCGCCTTCAACGACCCGGCGGGCCGCGTCGGCGACCTTGGCGAGGACCGGGGCTTGGGTTCCGGCCAGTTCCAACGGCGCGATCAGCTTTTTGAGTCGGAAATCGCCGTGAGCCACCATCGCCCCGGCCACCGCCAGCCGTTTGGTTTCGTCGTACACCTGGTTGAGAATGGCGATGCTCATCGGAACACACTTCCGCGTGGATGGGGTTGGCGAGATCAAAGAAGCTCGGTTTGAAACGGCAAGCGATCTTATGTTGTTGGAGTTAGAAGGTCAGACGCAGGATGGTCTCTGGGGTGACGATGCTCAGCGGTTTGATACGCAGCGTGCGGGCGTCCAGATCGTGACGGAAACGGGCGATCATGACTTGATCAGCCAGGCAAGCGGGGGGAAGCAAGGGGAGGAGGTGGCAGCTGGGGGGGTCGTCGTCGATACCCGCATCGCTAAGGATCAGGCGTTGGCCCTGGGCATCCTCAGCCACGACTTGGCCGCCCACTTTGCCCAGACGCGCGAACCGCAGCGCGTGGATGGGAGTGCGGTCGGCGAGGGGACTTTTGAGCGAGGCTTTGACCTCCTTGATCAGGGTGGCGAAATCCTCACGGGCGTGGCGACGGATCGTCGCCAGGTCGTCGGATTGGAGGGGGCGGGGGGTCATCCCGTCCCAGCGAATGCGGGGATTGACGCCGCCGGGGTAGACGCAGAGTTCTTTGACACACGCGACTTGGAAAAAACTGTCCTCGCTCTTGATGTAACGTGCTGCCTTGTAGGGCCGGATCGTCTGGGTGACACGGATTTTGCCGTCGCCTAGCGACATCCACACTCCGCTGTCGATGAATTCCTGACGGGCCGGATCGTCCTGAGCGCGGAAGGCGAGTTGGACGAGTTCCACGTCGGTTTCGACCAGACCGGCCTCCCGGAGTTCGGCGAGTTGCCAGGCGTGACCGAGCCAGGCAGCGATCGCCGAGTCGGTCGGCAGGGACAAGTTAGGGTCGTCCAAACGCTGCTTGAGGTAGGCGCGACCCTGTTTGACCAGGGCGTGGAGCCGGGCGAGGTGTTCCAACGCCTCGGACTGGATCGCCTCGGCCCGCGCGGGCGGGAGGTCGCCCACCTGGCCGTGGTCGTCGGTGAACAGACCCAGATAGCTCAACAACGCCCCCCGCGCACCAGGTAAATAAGCGTCGCCCAAGCGGGCGGCCTGAGTCTTGATCTCGGAGGCTTGCTGGGAGGTCAGATTACCCACCCCCAGGCGGATCAAGTCGCGGGTAATTTGTTCGAGGAGGTCGATGCCATCCAGCTGCGCCTCAATCTTCTTGACCAGCGCCGCCTTGTTGACCTTTTTGGGCTTGGCCGGCTCGGTCTCCTTCCTCTGGGCCTTCTCCTGGAGCTTGGCCCGCTTCTCCTGGAGGGCGGCAGGCGGCTCGGCGATGGTGAACGGTTGCTTCATCACGTAGGCGAACATCAAACCCACGCAATGCTTGCAGGGAAACTGGCGACTCGGACAGGAGCAACGGTAGGTCGGTTGGTCGGGCCGGATGAAGTCGCACGAGCATTGATAGGGGGTCTTACCACTCCCCTTGCATTCGCCAAAGATCAAAGTTCGATCTTCCGTGATGTTCAAGGTCACAAATTGACCTTTCAACACCAAGGACCGTCCGTTTTGGGATGTGTCCGGATTCGGAGCAGATGAGTTTACGAACGCCTCGTCGATGGTGATCATCCCGCTCCACCCTCCCGAAACGCTCCGCCGGAACGATCACCTTTCCCGCGTGCCCGTCTTCAAGTTGACGGAACACGAATTGGCGGCGGTAGTGTACGCATGACGATACCGGATGGGAGCCGGTTTGTCAACGATCCGAGGGTTGGAATTCGTCGGGACACCGACGGGTGGAGTTGGGGCGGGGACCGTCGAGCGGGATCGATTCGATTCGTGGTTGGAGTCGATCGTGGTGGGGGTTAGATCGGGTTTGGGGTGGGGATTAGGGTCGTTCTCCCGCGCGGAGTCGGGTGGCGATGGCGTCGAGAATGGGTTCGAGGGTGGCGACCGATTCGATGACGTAATGCGCGCCGGCGCGGGCGAGGTTGTCAGTGGCTTGGGCGTGGAGGGTTTGGCGTTGGGTGGGGTCGAGGGCGTCAAGTTCGGCGGCGGAGAGGCCGGTTTCGTTGCCGGTGAGGGCAACGCCGACGGTCCAGCAACCGGCGTTGAGTCCTTCCTCGATGTCGGCGCGGGTGTCGCCGACCTTGACGACCGCTTCAACCGGCCAGGCGCGGAGGCGTTTCATCGCCTCGAAGACCATCCAGGGTGCGGGGCGTCCAGCGGGGACTTCCGAAATGGTGACCGAACCGCCGGGATCGACCGCGTAGCCTTGGGCGGCGGCGAGTGGTTCGACCACGTCCATCATGGTTCGGTCGTAACCCGTGGTGCCGCCGAGCTTCAAACCGCGTTCCCGGAGACTGCCGATCGTGCTGGCCACGCCGGGGATGAGTTCCGAATGGTTGGGCAACACCTCGTTTTGCAAAGGGATGAACCGAGCGTAAAGGGTTTCTACGTCGGTCTCGGTCCAATCGCGCCCCTTGACCGCCCGCCACGCGGCGGTTACTTCAGCGAGTTTGAGAATTTCACGGATGTGGTCCTTCTTGGCCATCCCCATCGGCCCCCGTGCTTGAGTGACGGTGATGGGGACCCCGTCGGCCTCGAAGGTGGCCTGGAAGGCCGCCACCGGAGCGCGAGAGCCGTGATCGACAGTGGTGCCCGCCCAGTCGAATATCACGGCGGACAGCGGACCCCGATAAGTTCGTCGAAAATAAAAATTCATGCGAACGACTTCATCTCAAGAGCATGACGATGGGGGGGGAACTACGAAGCTGGTTTACGAGGGATCGACGGCTGCGGGGATTGGCACGGGGACGCCTAGGGTGGTGAGGACTTCCTCGATGGCGTAGACCAGGGCGCGGAGGTCAGCAGGGAAGAGGCGTCCGATGTTGCCGATGCGGAAGCAGGCGCGTTGGGTGAGTTTGCCGGGATAGATGACATGCCCGCGGCGGCTGAGCATAGCGGCGAACTGGGCGAAGTCGAAGGCGGGGTGGGCGGGCTCGGGGAAGGCGGTGATGATCGGAGCTTGGATCGACGGGTTCAGAATTGGATGGAATCCCAGAGCGGCCATTCCTTCGACCAGCACCCGATGGTTGAGCAGATAGCGGCGCAAGCGTCCGGCCACTCCACCTTCGAGTTGGAGTTCGACCAGCGCTTGGCGTAAGGCGAGGATGGCGTGGGTGGGGGGGGTAAAGCGGAACTGGCCGTCGGTTTCCAACCCACGCCATTGGGCGTGCAGGTCTAGGCTGAGGCTGCGTGCGTGTGCTTTGCAAGACTCGATCGCCTCGCGGCGGGCCACAACCACACCGAAGCCGGGCACTCCCTCCAGACACTTGTTGGGCGAGGTCACCAGGAAGTCAATTCCGGTGGCGTTCAAGTCAACCGCCAGCGCGCCGAAGCCGCTCATGGAGTCCAGCAAAAATCGGGTCGGGCGGTTCTTGAGCGCCTGAGCGATCGGCTCGAACGGATTGAGCAGACCGGTGGAGGTCTCGCAGTGGAC encodes:
- a CDS encoding DUF5682 family protein, translating into MSWTIPVFGVRHLSPGGAWHVVRFLDQLRPYVVLIEGIADANDLIPDLTHSVTRPPVAILAYTDAVPVRTIVTPFASYSPEYQAMRWAVENNARVEFIDLPSDIVLGLQEADIQRQLSRIRADNPANGSPQPLGGRQPQSDPDDEGTHDPVAWRPEPRRSIYDRVAQAMGESSYDDYWERHFEQNLNDEAYRLAALELGKALRDEPDPTPWRAENLVREAYMRRRIEETLADQVPPDKIVAVVGAFHAPVLTGDHPAMTDDELKSLPRRSSKLTLMPYSYFRLSSQSGYGAGNRAPAYFEMMWDLLNSGGLDHLPARYLTEVVRRLRQSGTHRSTAEVIEGVRLARTLAALKGGSAPILADLRDAAVTIMGHGEASSVAEALMNVDVGTAIGHLPKGVGRTSIQEDFERMLTRLRLDKYKTTVAQVLELDLRENRQVKSAEAAYLDLNRSTFLHRLRVLGVGFAEPVRSTQRDATWKEVWKVQWSPESEISLVEAVLMGETVELATASKIKSQLEECQEIAQAADLVNDACLCGLHGSLDHARSRLQELAAVSSDFGSIARAAAELSQVIRYGDVRKFDATSLLPLMEALFVQGALALPSSANCDQQAAQTLMPAIDALNRVALDHHDRVEVELWLSQLQALSDADDRNPTLSGYAYAVLLERGLIPNDQLAREVSRRLSPGVPADLGAGWFEGLAQRNRAALLARQALWAELADYVNTLDPDQFKRALVFLRRAFGSFSPHQKRIICENLGELWGLNPDLAAETLETPLTEAEQQALSELNELDFDDL
- a CDS encoding ATP-binding protein, which produces MAKKKTDDHITHDESPAANSSANAATTTINPNGGILRAPAELLYAEELDALIKHDTYDRPPGWRMSARAVATYICGGKAGSLTISPKYLGHRRLVEIAIATLATDRALLLVGEPGTAKSWLSEHLAAAITGDSTLVVQGTAGTTEEQIRYTWNYAMLIARGPSHDALIKSPIFRAMETGTLARFEEITRCAAEVQDALISLLSEKRLSIPELLTEVPAVKGFSVIATANTRDRGVNDMSAALKRRFNTIVLPTPATLETEVAIVRKRVQELGTNLELKAAPPSEEAVTQVVTIFRELRSGQTLDGKNKLKTPSGVLSTAEAISVLANGMALAANFGNGEVTAHDLAAGLQGAIVKDEEKDQVVWSEYLNNVLKKRGSDWRALYNACVEQHS
- a CDS encoding HEAT repeat domain-containing protein, encoding MSIAILNQVYDETKRLAVAGAMVAHGDFRLKKLIAPLELAGTQAPVLAKVADAARRVVEGEESQTAEALLDLAALVTAILFTQGTTGVEGQLEPIESIHLEQHGSIGIQASARTLKPLLDALTGTGSGRVAQIQEAHERGLFRDPRLVTPALKALDDPYAEIAEIMEKKVLPLYGKAIVPLLRADYDPQGKTVNARRLRLIHRLDPETARPLVLDALEHGSKEVKLAALACLGDGPDDLARLVEQARARNQEVRAAAFAGLVKHTDPVVPSLIQTALQSKDYQTVADIIQESKREDLVVFLIRQIQTDLDGLAQLDDKKEISARVERITHGLQALNDTGSTAAEQFLLNLFPKRDQWIKLKGTPYSGNDLCDAIIQAMATFSTATQTALAQAHAEFEADKLARCFKAGITSLSPARLFDLFSPYLTATTPEETKHPARKAKVNAKSNSAKALVILETLGGHRSGSWWDRHDEESLDDQFDPRWLDLALTHQHLGAVVRVGKIGHPGLDAFLATTFQETISTAKDPNALYLIVHALVTFRHPLATDAILATSEKMVTGKYQYYHIWWLPSLVAQLPKASLSRLEEMVPKLKGYTQQQWVEAIKELRARPWDPELDTPAQT
- a CDS encoding SWIM zinc finger family protein, which translates into the protein MITIDEAFVNSSAPNPDTSQNGRSLVLKGQFVTLNITEDRTLIFGECKGSGKTPYQCSCDFIRPDQPTYRCSCPSRQFPCKHCVGLMFAYVMKQPFTIAEPPAALQEKRAKLQEKAQRKETEPAKPKKVNKAALVKKIEAQLDGIDLLEQITRDLIRLGVGNLTSQQASEIKTQAARLGDAYLPGARGALLSYLGLFTDDHGQVGDLPPARAEAIQSEALEHLARLHALVKQGRAYLKQRLDDPNLSLPTDSAIAAWLGHAWQLAELREAGLVETDVELVQLAFRAQDDPARQEFIDSGVWMSLGDGKIRVTQTIRPYKAARYIKSEDSFFQVACVKELCVYPGGVNPRIRWDGMTPRPLQSDDLATIRRHAREDFATLIKEVKASLKSPLADRTPIHALRFARLGKVGGQVVAEDAQGQRLILSDAGIDDDPPSCHLLPLLPPACLADQVMIARFRHDLDARTLRIKPLSIVTPETILRLTF
- the phnX gene encoding phosphonoacetaldehyde hydrolase, translating into MNFYFRRTYRGPLSAVIFDWAGTTVDHGSRAPVAAFQATFEADGVPITVTQARGPMGMAKKDHIREILKLAEVTAAWRAVKGRDWTETDVETLYARFIPLQNEVLPNHSELIPGVASTIGSLRERGLKLGGTTGYDRTMMDVVEPLAAAQGYAVDPGGSVTISEVPAGRPAPWMVFEAMKRLRAWPVEAVVKVGDTRADIEEGLNAGCWTVGVALTGNETGLSAAELDALDPTQRQTLHAQATDNLARAGAHYVIESVATLEPILDAIATRLRAGERP
- a CDS encoding 2-aminoethylphosphonate--pyruvate transaminase, coding for MNQPSLPGLATTTAPTRLDREPPSSNAPSAESSRQAPYKTMTSLAGGVGIHPPPARDKILHTPGPLTTSATVKQAMLHDMGSRDEEFLKIVAEVRDGLLEVAGVGRDTHTVVLMQGAGTFALESVITSTTALGDKVVIAVNGAYGRRLVDIARTQGLRVVALEFEETEAVDPNQVMLELNHHPDAVLFGIVHCETSTGLLNPFEPIAQALKNRPTRFLLDSMSGFGALAVDLNATGIDFLVTSPNKCLEGVPGFGVVVARREAIESCKAHARSLSLDLHAQWRGLETDGQFRFTPPTHAILALRQALVELQLEGGVAGRLRRYLLNHRVLVEGMAALGFHPILNPSIQAPIITAFPEPAHPAFDFAQFAAMLSRRGHVIYPGKLTQRACFRIGNIGRLFPADLRALVYAIEEVLTTLGVPVPIPAAVDPS